One region of Mangifera indica cultivar Alphonso chromosome 3, CATAS_Mindica_2.1, whole genome shotgun sequence genomic DNA includes:
- the LOC123211394 gene encoding LOW QUALITY PROTEIN: DEAD-box ATP-dependent RNA helicase 20 (The sequence of the model RefSeq protein was modified relative to this genomic sequence to represent the inferred CDS: inserted 1 base in 1 codon) has protein sequence MGPTPPIGRPPLMGRGGPSQYGGPPPAAGFSGRGPGVGGGSVSGMHQPVGRFDVGRGGGGRGFSSSRGRSSDRRGGGRGRDSGGKGFDSGRGGGRGGGPRGRGGRHGGGTYRDDLENISXPKQDFGNLVPFEKNFYVESPSVRAMTETEVMMYRARREITIEGHDVPKPVRMFHEANFPDYCLEVIAKLGFVEPTAIQAQGWPMALKGRDLIGIAETGSGKTLSYLLPALVHVSAQPRLVQGEGPIVLVLAPTRELAVQIQEEALKFGSRASIRSTCIYGGAPKGPQIRDLRRGVEIIIATPGRLIDMLDAQHTNLRRVTYLVLDEADRMLDMGFEPQIRKIVAQIRPDRQTLYWSATWPREVETLARQFLRNPYRVIIGSADLKANQSINQVVEVLTESEKYNRLIKLLKEVMDGNRILIFTETKKGCDQITRQLRMDGWPALSIHGDKNQAERDWVLAEFKSGRSPIMTATDVAARGLDVKDIKCVINYDFPSSLEDYVHRIGRTGRAGAKGTAFTFFTHSNVKFARDLIKILQEAGQIVSPSLSSLARSSGSSFGGSGGHYHSRGRGGFTNRSSISGSNTIPLGSRRPW, from the exons ATGGGCCCAACACCTCCAATTGGGCGGCCTCCATTAATGGGACGGGGCGGGCCTTCTCAGTACGGTGGTCCTCCACCTGCAGCTGGCTTTTCGGGAAGAGGACCTGGAGTCGGTGGCGGATCCGTTTCCGGCATGCATCAACCAGTCGGTAGATTCGATGTTGGCCGTGGCGGCGGTGGAAGGGGATTTAGTAGTAGTAGAGGCCGTAGTTCAGATAGAAGAGGCGGTGGGCGTGGTCGTGACAGTGGAGGGAAAGGCTTTGACTCGGGCCGCGGCGGTGGTAGAGGTGGTGGACCTCGTGGAAGAGGAGGTAGACATGGTGGTGGTACTTATCGAGATGACTTGGAAAATATTT CTCCGAAGCAAGATTTCGGAAATTTAGTTCCTTTTGAGAAGAACTTCTATGTTGAAAGCCCATCTGTACGTGCGATGACGGAAACGGAGGTTATGATGTATCGTGCTAGGAGGGAGATTACGATTGAAGGTCATGATGTTCCTAAGCCTGTTCGGATGTTTCACGAGGCGAATTTTCCTG ATTACTGCCTAGAGGTCATTGCTAAATTAGGATTTGTTGAGCCAACGGCCATTCAGGCTCAGGGATGGCCTATGGCTTTGAAGGGTAGAGATTTAATTGGCATTGCAGAGACTGGGTCGGGAAAAACTTTGTCATATCTGTTACCTGCTTTGGTTCATGTTAGCGCTCAGCCAAGATTGG TTCAAGGCGAAGGTCCTATTGTGTTAGTATTAGCACCTACTAGAGAATTAGCTGTTCAAATTCAGGAAGAAGCTCTGAAATTTGGGTCACGGGCAAGCATTAGAAGTACTTGCATCTATGGTGGTGCTCCTAAAGGGCCACAAATCCGGGATCTTCGAAGAG GTGTTGAAATCATCATTGCAACCCCTGGTCGACTGATAGATATGTTGGATGCTCAACACACAAACTTGCGAAGAGTGACTTACCTTGTGTTGGATGAGGCTGATCGGATGTTGGACATGGGCTTTGAGCCTCAGATAAGGAAAATTGTTGCTCAG ATCCGACCTGATAGACAGACTTTGTATTGGAGTGCTACATGGCCAAGGGAAGTTGAAACTCTAGCTAGGCAGTTTCTGCGCAATCCATACAGG GTAATCATTGGATCAGCAGATCTAAAAGCCAACCAATCTATAAATCAAGTTGTTGAAGTTTTGACAGAGTCAGAGAAGTACAACAG GCTGATCAAACTATTGAAAGAAGTGATGGATGGGAATCGAATTCTAATATTCACAGAAACCAAAAAGGGATGTGACCAAATTACAAGACAACTAAGAATGGATGGATGGCCTGCTCTGTCCATTCATGGTGATAAAAACCAGGCTGAAAGGGATTGGGTTCTGGCTGAATTTAAAAGTGGAAGAAGTCCTATAATGACCGCTACTGATGTTGCTGCACGGGGTCTTG ATGTGAAGGATATAAAATGTGTGATCAATTATGATTTTCCATCCAGCCTTGAGGATTATGTTCACCGAATTGGCCGAACTGGTCGTGCTGGAGCCAAAGGAACCGCTTTTACCTTTTTTACACATTCAAATGTAAAGTTTGCTAGGGATCTAATCAAGATCTTGCAAGAAGCAGGACAGATTGTGAGCCCCTCTCTGTCATCTTTGGCACGATCTTCTGGTTCTAGTTTTGGAG GTTCTGGGGGGCACTATCACTCCAGAGGACGAGGAGGCTTTACAAACCGATCTTCAATTTCAGGGTCAAATACTATTCCTCTTGGTTCAAGGAGGCCGTGGTAA
- the LOC123211395 gene encoding U-box domain-containing protein 33-like isoform X1, protein MEERDKHVAADSMQHLNATIMSPEIVEIGEDSLSVATTTSATSTDVYVAVGKDDIHVLKWALDHVVSPGTRVFLIHVFPRITFISTPVGRLARSQLNAEQVKVYINEENNRRRSLLHKYIRLCTDAKVTAETMLIESDVTAKAILNLISVLNITTLVVGTKRRPCSWRLWKKMGKGEFIKKNAPDCCEVSIVQDGSKVREGQELAEVHSSVPSRPRRPQISQRNLFQYACCSACRTDKNRRL, encoded by the exons ATGGAAGAAAGAGATAAGCATGTGGCGGCAGACTCTATGCAACATCTTAATGCAACAATTATGTCACCGGAGATTGTGGAGATCGGAGAAGATAGCTTGAGCGTTGCCACAACTACGAGTGCTACTTCCACCGATGTTTATGTGGCCGTTGGCAAAGATGACATACATGTCCTTAAATGGGCTCTTGATCATGTTGTTTCACCTGGCACTCGGGTTTTTCTCATCCATGTTTTTCCTCGTATAACTTTCATCAGCACACCTG TTGGAAGATTAGCAAGAAGTCAATTGAATGCTGAGCAGGTGAAGGTTTATATCAACGAAGAGAATAACAGAAGAAGAAGCCTTTTGCACAAATACATCCGTCTGTGTACTGACGCCAAG GTGACAGCCGAGACAATGCTTATTGAGAGTGATGTGACTGCTAAAGcaattctcaatctcatttctGTTCTCAACATCACCACCCTTGTCGTGGGAACGAAACGCCGACCTTGTTCCTG GCGATTATGGAAAAAAATGGGAAAAGGAGAATTCATCAAAAAGAATGCTCCAGACTGCTGTGAGGTGAGCATTGTTCAAGATGGCAGCAAGGTTCGGGAGGGTCAAGAGCTAGCAGAGGTTCATTCATCGGTGCCTTCTAGACCTAGAAGGCCACAGATTTCTCAACGTAACCTCTTCCAATATGCATGTTGTTCAG CGTGTAGGACTGATAAAAACCGAAGGCTGTAA
- the LOC123211395 gene encoding U-box domain-containing protein 33-like isoform X2, with amino-acid sequence MEERDKHVAADSMQHLNATIMSPEIVEIGEDSLSVATTTSATSTDVYVAVGKDDIHVLKWALDHVVSPGTRVFLIHVFPRITFISTPVGRLARSQLNAEQVKVYINEENNRRRSLLHKYIRLCTDAKVTAETMLIESDVTAKAILNLISVLNITTLVVGTKRRPCSWRLWKKMGKGEFIKKNAPDCCEVSIVQDGSKVREGQELAEVHSSVPSRPRRPQISQRNLFQYACCSGKYDRS; translated from the exons ATGGAAGAAAGAGATAAGCATGTGGCGGCAGACTCTATGCAACATCTTAATGCAACAATTATGTCACCGGAGATTGTGGAGATCGGAGAAGATAGCTTGAGCGTTGCCACAACTACGAGTGCTACTTCCACCGATGTTTATGTGGCCGTTGGCAAAGATGACATACATGTCCTTAAATGGGCTCTTGATCATGTTGTTTCACCTGGCACTCGGGTTTTTCTCATCCATGTTTTTCCTCGTATAACTTTCATCAGCACACCTG TTGGAAGATTAGCAAGAAGTCAATTGAATGCTGAGCAGGTGAAGGTTTATATCAACGAAGAGAATAACAGAAGAAGAAGCCTTTTGCACAAATACATCCGTCTGTGTACTGACGCCAAG GTGACAGCCGAGACAATGCTTATTGAGAGTGATGTGACTGCTAAAGcaattctcaatctcatttctGTTCTCAACATCACCACCCTTGTCGTGGGAACGAAACGCCGACCTTGTTCCTG GCGATTATGGAAAAAAATGGGAAAAGGAGAATTCATCAAAAAGAATGCTCCAGACTGCTGTGAGGTGAGCATTGTTCAAGATGGCAGCAAGGTTCGGGAGGGTCAAGAGCTAGCAGAGGTTCATTCATCGGTGCCTTCTAGACCTAGAAGGCCACAGATTTCTCAACGTAACCTCTTCCAATATGCATGTTGTTCAGGCAAGTACGATCGGAGCTGA
- the LOC123210699 gene encoding ferric reduction oxidase 8, mitochondrial — MGHATLLAVLRVLMILVCAGWISLWLLKPTQLWTKKWREAEDSAGPTVLGYYGLNFAVYTFPVVALAIIGLVLLHLVPREPKNRQARGSPSFLSKPLLVNTIVGVISSFEILVVTLFIIFLAWTFYARISNDFKKLMPIKSLKLDIWQLKYLRVATRFGLLAEACLALLLLPILRGLSIFRFLGIQFEASVRYHIWLGTAMIFFATVHGGSTLFIWGASHHIQDEIWRWQRTGRIYLAGETALVTGLVMWMTSLPQIRRKKFELFYYTHHLYIIFLIFFLFHAGDRHFYMVFGGIFLFGLDKLLRIIESRPQSCILSARVFSSKAMELILPKDPSLKYTPTSILFMKIPSVEKFQWHSFSITSSSSVDDHTLSLILKCEGKWTNSLYHMIHEELDSAADQMKCIPVAIEGPYGPASMNFLRYDSLLLVAGGIGITPFLGILQEISSAQNSSKYKFPSKIQLIYVVKSSQDICLLNSISHLFLNQSNEKWNLKLKAFVTQEEQSGVTIKELLNDLSLVRTVGFSTKSNYAVHGVESPLRMAALIGICSVVFFIFLICLSHIYLPSEKKGVAAAEKLAVHSKEKVPKEKTPSWVADLIILSSFIIAITCTTLVAIILRWRRLKKELPPVSPIQSKGITTMVPSEEHEIHFGGRPNFEEIFSKFPSETGESDIGVLVCGPETMKESVASMCQHKSQNLKTTAKKKNPCFNFHSLNFTL; from the exons ATGGGACACGCTACTCTTCTTGCTGTGCTCAGAGTATTGATGATATTGGTGTGTGCTGGTTGGATCTCCCTCTGGCTTCTAAAGCCAACGCAGCTGTGGACAAAAAAATGGCGTGAAGCTGAAGATAGCGCAGGGCCAACTGTATTGGGATATTATG GTCTTAATTTTGCTGTGTACACATTTCCTGTTGTTGCTTTGGCTATTATCGGATTAGTGCTCCTGCATTTGGTACCCAGAGAGCCCAAAAACAG ACAAGCAAGGGGTTCACCGTCTTTTCTCTCCAAACCACTTCTTGTGAACACGATTGTGGGAGTTATATCCAGCTTCGAGATTCTGGTTGTCACCCTGTTTATCATATTTCTCGCGTGGACTTTTTATGCCCGTATCTCAAATGATTTCAAGAAGTTGATGCCAATCAAATCGCTGAAACTTGACAT ATGGCAACTCAAGTATCTAAGAGTGGCAACCCGTTTTGGTTTGCTAGCAGAGGCTTGCCTGGCTTTGCTTCTTCTTCCTATCTTAAGGGGTCTATCCATATTTCGGTTTCTTGGCATCCAATTTGAAGCCTCAGTGAGATACCATATTTGGCTTGGGACTGCAATGATATTTTTTGCCACTGTCCATGGTGGAAGCACCTTGTTTATCTGGGGTGCCAGCCACCATATTCAGGATGAG ATCTGGCGATGGCAGAGAACAGGTCGGATATATCTTGCTGGTGAGACTGCTCTTGTTACAGGGTTGGTGATGTGGATGACTTCTCTTCCTCAAATAAGGAGGAAAAAGTTTGAGTTGTTCTACTACACACACCATCTGTACATTAtcttccttattttcttcttgtttcatGCTGGTGATCGTCACTTCTATATGGTTTTCGGAGGGATATTTCTCTTTGGCCTCGACAAGTTGCTCCGAATCATAGAATCAAGACCACAATCATGCATTCTTTCAGCAAGAGTGTTCTCCAGCAAAGCCATGGAGCTTATTCTCCCTAAGGATCCAA GCTTAAAGTATACCCCAACaagtatattatttatgaagatACCTAGTGTTGAAAAATTTCAATGGCACTCCTTCAGTATCACTTCCAGTTCTAGTGTTGACGATCACACACTGTCTCTCATACTTAAATGTGAGGGAAAGTGGACAAATTCACTCTACCACATGATTCATGAAGAGCTGGATTCAGCTGCTGATCAAATGAAGTGCATACCTGTTGCAATTGAAGGTCCATATGGACCAGCCTCAATGAACTTCCTGAG ATATGACAGTCTTCTTCTGGTAGCAGGTGGAATTGGGATTACCCCATTTCTGGGCATTTTGCAGGAAATCTCATCTGCTCAAAACAGCAGCAAATATAAATTCCCCTCTAAAATACAGCTTATATATGTTGTAAAGTCATCCCAAGACATCTGCCTTTTAAACTCTATTTCTCATTTATTCTTGAACCAATCGAATGAGAAATGGAATCTGAAACTAAAAGCATTTGTGACCCAAGAAGAGCAGTCTGGTGTAACCATAAAAGAGCTGCTAAATGATTTATCTCTAGTTAGAACTGTTGGCTTCAgtacaaaatcaaattatgctGTACATGGAGTTGAAAGTCCACTTCGGATGGCTGCACTGATTGGAATTTGCTCCGTTgtgttctttatttttcttatttgtctCAGTCACATCTATCTTCCTTCTGAAAAGAAGGGTGTTGCTGCTGCTGAGAAGTTGGCTGTTCACTCTAAAGAGAAAGTCCCTAAAGAGAAGACTCCATCTTGGGTTGCTGATCTGATTATATTATCCTCTTTCATAATAGCTATAACATGCACCACCTTGGTGGCAATTATATTAAGGTGGAGGAGACTGAAGAAAGAGCTTCCACCTGTCTCTCCAATCCAAAGCAAAGGCATCACAACAATGGTGCCTTCTGAGGAACATGAAATTCATTTTGGAGGAAGGCCTAATTTCGAAG AAATATTCTCCAAGTTTCCAAGTGAAACTGGTGAATCAGATATCGGAGTCCTGGTGTGTGGACCAGAAACAATGAAAGAGTCAGTAGCATCGATGTGCCAGCATAAGTCACAGAATCTCAAGACGACTGCCAAGAAGAAGAATCCATGCTTCAATTTCCACTCCCTCAACTTCACACTCTAG
- the LOC123210700 gene encoding L-type lectin-domain containing receptor kinase S.1-like gives MRFIVIFFIFSFLIFPTFAVNFLYNSFGTITNGTDLILINDARLESSVVRLTNDSNQFSFGRAYYPTKLTMKPTDNSSNVSSFSTSFVFSVLPEIASSPGFGLCFVLTNSTSPPGALASQYFGLFTNATLPSVAPLLAVEFDTGRNPEFNDPDDNHIGIDLNNIESDEIVSAGYYSSSDGSFVPVSMKNGQNIHAWIDFDGSNFEINVTVAPIGVSKPSRPTLNYKNPAIANYVSSEMYVGFSASKTNWVEAQRVLAWSLSDTGVAREINTTNLAVFSLPSSPSLSAGAISGIVIGCVVFVIICVSGGYLFWKKNKVKDQEEDEIEDWELEYWPHRFSYEELKQATKGFSRDDLLGSGGFGRVYKGTLPNNTEIAVKCVNHDSKQGLKEFMAEISSIGRLQHKNLVQMRGWCRKGNELLLVYDFMPNGSLNTWIFGKTEKLLGWKQRRLVLADVAEGLNYLHHGWDQVVLHRDIKSGNILLDAEMRGRLGDFGLAKLYQQGEVPNSTRVVGTLGYLAPELATVSAPTSASDVYGFGVVILEVACGRRPIDMTAATDEETVLIDWVRELYRQGRICDAADRRIREEHGVEEMELILKLGLACCHPDPQRRPSMKEVVAVLVVEEATATPQELLGELVGGDGNFDANGGGPAGVNT, from the coding sequence ATGAGATTCATCGtgatcttcttcatcttcagcTTTTTAATCTTTCCAACTTTTGCGGTTAACTTTCTGTACAATTCTTTTGGTACTATCACCAATGGCACCGACCTCATTCTCATCAACGACGCCCGTCTTGAATCGTCCGTAGTCCGACTCACCAACGATTCCAATCAATTCTCTTTCGGTCGGGCTTATTACCCAACGAAACTGACAATGAAACCCACTGACAACTCCTCAAATGTCTCCTCTTTCTCGACTTCATTTGTGTTCTCAGTGTTGCCGGAGATTGCGTCAAGTCCAGGTTTTGGCCTTTGCTTCGTCCTCACGAATTCCACATCTCCTCCCGGTGCCCTTGCTAGTCAATACTTTGGTCTTTTCACTAATGCAACTCTTCCATCTGTGGCTCCACTTCTGGCGGTTGAATTTGATACTGGTCGAAACCCGGAATTCAATGACCCAGATGATAATCATATCGGGATTGATCTGAACAATATCGAATCCGATGAGATTGTGTCAGCTGGGTACTATAGCTCTTCAGATGGGTCTTTTGTGCCGGTCAGTATGAAGAATGGGCAGAATATACATGCTTGGATTGATTTTGATGGTTCCAATTTTGAGATCAATGTCACGGTTGCACCTATTGGTGTTTCCAAGCCGTCTAGGCCTACCCTCAATTATAAAAATCCGGCTATAGCTAATTATGTTTCTAGTGAGATGTATGTTGGATTTTCTGCATCGAAGACTAATTGGGTCGAGGCACAAAGAGTTCTTGCTTGGAGTTTGAGTGATACCGGGGTTGCTAGAGAGATTAACACTACAAATTTGGCGGTTTTTTCTCTACCATCTTCTCCTTCGTTGTCAGCTGGAGCTATTTCTGGGATTGTGATTGGTTGTGTTGTGTTTGTGATCATTTGTGTATCTGGGGGTTACTTGTTTTGGAAAAAGAACAAAGTGAAAGATCAAGAAGAGGACGAGATTGAAGATTGGGAGCTTGAATATTGGCCTCATAGATTTTCTTACGAAGAACTCAAGCAAGCCACAAAAGGATTCTCTAGAGATGATCTTCTTGGTTCTGGTGGATTTGGAAGAGTGTATAAAGGAACTCTTCCTAACAATACGGAAATAGCTGTAAAATGCGTTAACCACGACTCTAAACAAGGCCTAAAAGAGTTCATGGCAGAGATCTCAAGTATAGGCAGGCTTCAACATAAAAATCTTGTCCAAATGCGAGGGTGGTGCAGAAAGGGCAATGAACTTCTACTTGTTTATGATTTCATGCCCAACGGCAGCCTCAACACCTGGATTTTTGGCAAAACTGAGAAACTCTTAGGCTGGAAACAACGACGGCTAGTCCTTGCAGATGTGGCTGAAGGGCTTAACTATTTGCACCATGGATGGGATCAAGTAGTACTTCACAGAGACATCAAGTCTGGTAACATTTTGCTGGACGCTGAAATGAGAGGCCGTCTTGGAGATTTTGGTCTCGCAAAGCTATACCAACAAGGTGAAGTACCCAACAGTACTAGAGTGGTGGGCACTTTGGGGTACTTAGCGCCTGAGTTGGCAACAGTTTCGGCTCCCACTTCAGCAAGTGATGTGTATGGTTTTGGAGTGGTGATTTTGGAGGTAGCCTGTGGAAGAAGGCCGATTGATATGACTGCTGCGACAGATGAAGAAACAGTGCTTATTGATTGGGTGAGAGAACTTTATAGGCAGGGGAGGATTTGTGATGCTGCGGATAGGAGAATTAGAGAAGAGCATGGAGTGGAAGAGATGGAATTGATATTAAAACTTGGTTTGGCTTGTTGCCATCCTGATCCACAAAGGCGGCCTAGCATGAAGGAAGTGGTGGCGGTTTTAGTTGTTGAGGAGGCAACTGCCACGCCTCAGGAATTGTTGGGTGAGTTGGTGGGTGgtgatggtaattttgatgctAATGGTGGCGGACCTGCCGGTGTGAatacttga